A stretch of Cytophagales bacterium DNA encodes these proteins:
- a CDS encoding glycosyl hydrolase 53 family protein, with product MIESIFHNKRATYLLIGLVLLGLISCHSQEPEPSARNNFYFGADLSYTNQVEDLGGSYFDDSGEEADPYQILATKGLNLARFRLWHDPQWTKEVYGTNGLFGPYSDIKDVIRSMTRAKEQGMDLLVDFHYSDFWADPGRQQIPAAYHEITDLKVLADSVEQYTLKTLSKLSAQGLSPKYVQIGNEINCGLFITDRPANFPNCNVCEGNWSQAGTVLNAAITAVRQTNPDTKIILHVADPVNVEWWFGQMTTSGVVVDFDIIGISYYPLWHTGSSLSSIDQTIEGFREQFQKDVMILETAYPWTTEDADNYGNILGGSPLEGYPFTEEGQLDFMTFLTQKAIDAGALGVIYWEPGWISSDLRDPWGQGSSWDNVTFFDFEGRSLPVVDFPMFPYQFE from the coding sequence TTGATTGAGTCAATATTCCACAACAAACGTGCAACTTATCTCCTCATCGGGCTTGTCCTGTTGGGGCTGATAAGTTGCCATTCTCAAGAACCTGAACCAAGCGCTCGAAACAACTTCTATTTCGGGGCAGACTTATCTTACACCAATCAAGTAGAAGACCTGGGAGGCTCCTACTTTGATGATTCCGGCGAAGAGGCCGACCCCTATCAAATCCTGGCTACAAAAGGATTAAACCTTGCTCGCTTTCGATTATGGCATGATCCTCAATGGACCAAAGAAGTCTATGGCACCAATGGATTATTTGGACCTTACAGTGACATAAAAGATGTAATTAGATCAATGACGAGGGCCAAAGAGCAGGGAATGGACTTGCTCGTTGATTTTCACTACTCCGACTTTTGGGCTGATCCGGGCCGGCAACAAATTCCGGCTGCCTACCATGAAATCACAGACCTTAAGGTACTTGCTGATTCCGTAGAACAATACACGTTAAAGACACTCTCGAAGCTGAGCGCTCAAGGGCTGTCTCCCAAGTATGTTCAGATAGGAAATGAAATCAATTGTGGGCTTTTCATCACTGATCGGCCGGCAAACTTCCCAAATTGCAATGTCTGTGAAGGCAACTGGTCGCAGGCTGGAACAGTACTGAATGCTGCCATTACTGCGGTTCGGCAAACCAATCCTGACACAAAAATCATCCTTCACGTTGCAGATCCTGTTAATGTCGAATGGTGGTTTGGCCAAATGACAACCTCAGGAGTAGTAGTAGACTTTGACATCATCGGGATTTCGTATTACCCACTGTGGCATACCGGATCAAGTCTTTCATCCATTGACCAGACAATCGAAGGCTTCCGGGAGCAATTCCAAAAAGACGTCATGATCCTGGAAACAGCCTATCCGTGGACCACAGAAGATGCTGATAATTATGGAAATATTCTCGGTGGCTCTCCATTGGAGGGGTACCCTTTCACGGAAGAAGGGCAACTGGACTTCATGACTTTCCTAACCCAAAAAGCGATCGATGCTGGTGCTTTAGGGGTCATTTATTGGGAACCAGGCTGGATCAGTTCTGATCTTCGCGATCCGTGGGGACAAGGCTCCTCCTGGGACAATGTCACCTTTTTCGATTTTGAGGGGCGGTCATTACCGGTGGTGGATTTTCCGATGTTTCCTTATCAGTTTGAATAA
- a CDS encoding glycoside hydrolase family 13 protein produces MKNVITACLILLMVPVLAQKVDRMEPPFWWAGMKNPKLQLMVNGENIAETKPELNYPGVEITAVTSLQSPNYLFIDLEMAVDAKPGTFDIAFKQRGKTKATYSYELKERAAGSAERQGFNTTDVLYLITPDRFANGDPSNDVIDGMREGLNRTEPYGRHGGDIRGIINSLDYLKDLGFTAIWVNPVLENDMEEWSYHGYSTTDFYKVDPRFGTNEEYVELTTKAKEKGIKVIMDMIVNHCGSFHWWMDDFPAKDWVNYQEEYQRGEYQITTHRKPVVQDPYSTAIDRKEFFDGWFVTTMPDMNQRNPYMATYLTQNSIWWIEFADMSGIRMDTYPYPDMDYMTEWTCAVMNEYPNFNIVGEEWFEDPSIVAYWQAAKDNPNGYTSCLPSLMDFPLQAELTKALNNPQGDWNGWLPAYTTLAKDFSYADPFNLVVFPDNHDMSRFYTQVNEDMDMFKLGLAYYTTIRGIPQFYYGTEVLMSNPGTTEHGIIRSDFPGGWDGDAKNAFSGAGMSAEQKATQNYFKTLLNWRKTSEAVHYGQLKHYNPKQDIYVLFRYTEGDKVMTILSKNDKDVDLDLSRFSELIIGNEKGKEIISGQSVDLSQGLTVPAKTPLIIDFD; encoded by the coding sequence ATGAAAAATGTAATTACTGCTTGCCTTATCCTACTCATGGTTCCTGTACTGGCCCAAAAAGTGGACCGGATGGAACCTCCATTCTGGTGGGCTGGCATGAAAAACCCTAAACTGCAACTGATGGTCAATGGTGAGAACATTGCCGAGACCAAACCGGAATTGAATTACCCTGGCGTAGAAATCACTGCCGTTACCAGTCTACAGAGCCCCAATTACCTGTTCATTGATTTAGAGATGGCTGTGGATGCTAAGCCTGGCACGTTTGACATTGCCTTCAAACAGCGTGGCAAAACGAAAGCCACCTACAGCTACGAGCTCAAAGAACGAGCAGCGGGTTCTGCTGAACGACAGGGGTTCAACACCACCGACGTACTTTATCTGATCACCCCTGATCGTTTTGCTAATGGAGATCCTTCCAACGATGTAATTGATGGGATGCGAGAAGGACTGAACCGTACAGAACCTTATGGTCGACATGGGGGTGATATCCGTGGCATCATCAACAGCCTTGATTATTTGAAGGATTTGGGTTTCACTGCTATTTGGGTCAACCCTGTATTGGAAAATGACATGGAAGAATGGTCGTATCATGGGTATTCTACCACTGATTTCTACAAAGTTGATCCTCGATTTGGGACCAATGAAGAATATGTTGAACTCACTACGAAGGCCAAAGAAAAAGGCATCAAAGTGATTATGGACATGATCGTCAACCACTGCGGATCTTTCCACTGGTGGATGGATGACTTCCCTGCCAAAGACTGGGTGAACTATCAGGAAGAATACCAGCGTGGTGAATACCAGATCACGACCCACCGTAAGCCTGTGGTCCAGGACCCTTATTCCACGGCGATCGATCGCAAAGAGTTCTTCGATGGCTGGTTTGTAACAACCATGCCAGATATGAATCAAAGAAACCCTTATATGGCCACCTATCTGACACAGAATTCCATCTGGTGGATTGAGTTTGCGGACATGTCTGGGATTCGCATGGACACTTATCCTTATCCTGACATGGATTACATGACGGAATGGACTTGTGCCGTGATGAATGAGTATCCTAATTTCAATATCGTGGGTGAAGAGTGGTTCGAAGATCCCTCAATTGTGGCCTACTGGCAAGCAGCTAAAGACAATCCTAATGGCTACACCTCCTGCCTTCCTAGCTTAATGGACTTCCCACTTCAGGCCGAGTTGACGAAAGCTTTGAACAACCCTCAGGGAGATTGGAATGGTTGGCTACCAGCTTATACGACATTGGCCAAAGACTTCTCTTATGCTGATCCATTCAATCTGGTCGTTTTCCCTGACAACCACGACATGAGTCGTTTTTACACACAGGTGAACGAAGACATGGACATGTTCAAATTAGGTCTGGCGTACTACACCACCATTCGCGGCATTCCTCAATTCTACTATGGAACAGAAGTGTTAATGAGTAATCCTGGAACAACCGAACACGGGATCATCCGCAGCGATTTTCCTGGTGGCTGGGACGGAGATGCTAAAAATGCCTTTAGCGGAGCCGGTATGAGTGCGGAACAAAAAGCCACGCAGAATTATTTCAAAACGCTTCTCAACTGGAGAAAGACCAGTGAGGCAGTTCACTATGGTCAGTTGAAACATTACAATCCGAAGCAGGACATATATGTACTCTTCCGATATACGGAAGGTGACAAGGTAATGACCATCCTCAGCAAAAATGACAAGGATGTCGATCTGGATCTGAGTCGTTTTTCTGAACTGATCATCGGAAATGAAAAAGGAAAAGAAATCATTTCGGGACAATCCGTGGACTTGAGTCAGGGACTGACTGTTCCTGCGAAAACGCCATTGATCATCGATTTTGATTGA
- a CDS encoding ABC-F family ATP-binding cassette domain-containing protein, whose protein sequence is MISINKLSYFLGDRILYDEASLFITPKDKIGLIGLNGTGKSTLLKMISGDIEPAGGDISMSKGTTIGFLNQDLLSYQSDEPILEVAMLAFQEAHDLQHQIDKVLHEMETNYRDELVNKLAKLQERFEAVEGYTIQSRAEEILEGIGFKTEDLKRPLREFSGGWRMRVMLAKLLLEQPSLLMLDEPTNHLDLPSIKWLEGYLQSYEGAVIIVSHDRRFLNASIDKIVEVYQADLHLYAGNYDFYEEEKELRNEIQQNAFENQQQKIKQAERFIERFKAKATKAKQAQSKAKQLEKMERIEAVVDDTAQVNFKFNFKTKSGRHVVRLENISKAYGDLEILDGTVAHIERGDKIALIGANGKGKSTVLRIVGGNEPHQGKVELGHNVMTSFYAQHQLEALDIESEIIEELKQQGTGKTEQELRGVLGCFLFTDDDVFKKIKVLSGGEKSRVALAKTLISESNFLMLDEPTNHLDMLSVSILVQALQQFEGTFLLVSHDRDFISKVATKIWWIEGQQIKEYPGTYEEFEWWMDQREKTQGKVQNVDAAESKVQKPKKQNTKPKLDNKEEKALKREITDIESQIETLEEEVANLEAKLAEPEVYENEEKLAEVNQSYQQKKTSLNEVTERWEQLLEKLD, encoded by the coding sequence ATGATAAGCATCAATAAACTCTCCTATTTTCTGGGAGATCGCATATTGTATGATGAAGCATCATTATTCATCACGCCAAAAGATAAAATAGGTCTGATCGGACTCAATGGTACCGGTAAATCTACCCTGCTGAAGATGATTTCAGGGGACATAGAGCCGGCCGGAGGAGACATTTCCATGAGTAAAGGGACGACCATTGGTTTTCTGAATCAGGACTTGTTGAGTTATCAATCGGATGAGCCTATATTGGAAGTGGCAATGTTGGCCTTTCAGGAAGCACATGACTTGCAACATCAGATCGATAAGGTGCTCCACGAAATGGAGACAAACTATCGGGACGAGCTGGTCAATAAGCTGGCGAAGCTTCAGGAGCGTTTTGAAGCGGTCGAAGGCTACACCATTCAATCGAGGGCAGAGGAGATTTTGGAAGGGATCGGTTTCAAGACCGAGGACTTGAAGCGGCCTTTGAGAGAATTTTCAGGAGGCTGGAGGATGCGTGTGATGCTGGCTAAACTACTCTTGGAGCAGCCTTCCTTATTAATGCTCGATGAGCCTACCAACCACCTTGACCTGCCTTCTATCAAGTGGCTCGAGGGCTATTTGCAGAGCTATGAGGGAGCCGTGATCATTGTCTCTCACGACCGTCGTTTTCTCAATGCCTCTATCGACAAGATTGTAGAAGTCTATCAGGCAGATTTGCATCTCTATGCTGGGAATTACGATTTCTATGAGGAGGAAAAGGAACTGCGCAATGAGATCCAGCAAAATGCTTTTGAAAATCAACAGCAGAAGATTAAGCAAGCAGAGCGCTTCATAGAACGTTTTAAAGCGAAGGCGACGAAAGCGAAACAGGCACAATCTAAGGCCAAGCAATTGGAAAAGATGGAACGGATTGAGGCGGTAGTGGATGATACAGCGCAAGTCAATTTTAAATTCAATTTCAAAACCAAATCGGGCCGGCACGTGGTGCGTTTGGAGAATATTTCTAAAGCTTATGGGGATCTTGAGATCCTGGATGGAACAGTGGCTCATATTGAGCGAGGAGATAAGATTGCGCTAATTGGCGCAAATGGAAAAGGTAAATCCACGGTCCTTCGAATTGTAGGTGGCAATGAACCACATCAGGGCAAAGTAGAACTAGGCCATAATGTAATGACTTCCTTTTATGCGCAGCATCAACTGGAAGCGCTGGACATAGAAAGTGAGATCATTGAGGAGTTGAAGCAACAAGGAACCGGTAAGACCGAACAGGAATTACGTGGTGTCCTGGGATGTTTCTTATTCACCGACGATGATGTGTTCAAAAAGATCAAAGTCCTTTCCGGAGGAGAAAAGTCTCGTGTCGCACTGGCAAAGACGCTGATCTCCGAATCGAATTTCCTGATGCTAGATGAGCCCACTAACCACCTGGACATGCTTTCTGTGAGTATTTTGGTGCAGGCCTTGCAGCAATTTGAAGGAACGTTTCTTTTGGTTTCTCACGACCGGGATTTCATTTCCAAAGTTGCGACCAAGATATGGTGGATCGAGGGCCAGCAAATCAAGGAATACCCAGGTACTTATGAAGAGTTCGAATGGTGGATGGACCAGCGCGAAAAGACTCAAGGGAAAGTTCAGAACGTAGATGCTGCTGAAAGTAAGGTGCAGAAACCAAAGAAGCAGAATACCAAACCTAAACTGGATAATAAGGAAGAAAAGGCCTTAAAGCGAGAAATTACGGACATTGAGTCGCAGATCGAAACACTTGAAGAAGAAGTAGCAAACCTGGAAGCCAAACTGGCGGAACCTGAGGTGTACGAAAACGAAGAGAAATTGGCAGAAGTGAACCAGTCGTACCAACAAAAAAAGACCTCATTAAATGAGGTCACTGAAAGGTGGGAACAGCTTCTGGAGAAGCTGGACTGA